From the genome of Geminocystis herdmanii PCC 6308, one region includes:
- a CDS encoding DUF2808 domain-containing protein gives MIKHIFSDKIFRFLLILLTYFFYEIITLKYQQNLLNTKILAEEISFFRYSPRLVRSTPTFRMSDVISTYIFEIEIPENADNNLAKVIINQQANLETITFFPEDSQAFIINGKERSIEANFTLDTDGKNAIIVNLLQPVQAGEKLKLAIKTRNPVYGGIYQFGVTVYPEGNNPQSLYLGNGRFSFDMRGGRF, from the coding sequence ATGATTAAACATATTTTTTCTGATAAAATTTTTAGGTTTTTATTAATTTTATTAACCTACTTTTTTTATGAAATTATCACTTTAAAATATCAACAAAACCTATTAAATACAAAGATTTTAGCTGAAGAAATTAGTTTTTTTAGATATTCCCCTCGTCTAGTTCGATCGACTCCTACCTTTAGAATGTCTGATGTAATTTCTACTTATATTTTTGAGATAGAAATCCCTGAAAATGCCGACAATAATCTTGCAAAAGTTATTATAAATCAACAAGCAAATTTGGAAACTATTACTTTTTTTCCTGAAGATAGTCAGGCTTTTATTATCAACGGAAAAGAAAGATCGATCGAAGCTAATTTTACCTTAGATACTGATGGAAAAAACGCAATAATTGTCAACTTATTACAACCAGTACAAGCAGGAGAAAAACTTAAATTAGCCATCAAAACGCGTAATCCTGTTTACGGTGGAATTTATCAATTTGGTGTCACTGTTTATCCCGAAGGTAACAATCCTCAGAGTTTGTATTTAGGTAACGGCAGATTTTCTTTCGATATGCGCGGAGGAAGATTTTAA
- a CDS encoding cupin domain-containing protein, with the protein MSILELKSSFVNLQDHIEYPIEGILSKVLLKDKNCQYTLFCLAKNTEISEHTSSRNATINVMEGDGILTLEGEKITLTKGVFVIMPSHALHALQATDNLCFLLTLSATDN; encoded by the coding sequence ATGTCTATATTAGAATTAAAATCTAGTTTTGTTAACCTTCAAGATCATATCGAATATCCCATAGAAGGTATTTTAAGTAAAGTTTTACTCAAAGATAAAAACTGTCAATATACCCTGTTTTGTTTAGCAAAAAATACAGAAATTTCTGAACATACATCCAGTCGCAATGCCACCATTAATGTCATGGAAGGGGATGGGATATTAACCTTAGAAGGAGAAAAAATTACTTTGACTAAAGGGGTATTTGTAATAATGCCAAGTCACGCCCTCCACGCCTTACAAGCTACGGATAATCTTTGTTTTTTGTTAACTCTTTCTGCTACGGATAATTAA
- the dndD gene encoding DNA sulfur modification protein DndD, translating into MIIFKQLILENFGPYKGKNIINLVPENPDNKSPIVLIGGMNGGGKTTLMDAIRLALYGKRSSRENINYNDYLIQCINNKIDLGEKTRIELTFEHIINDQWTELKIVRYWEQNVREGNDNLGIIEGEFPDINLTENWEEYIENFLPLGISNLFLFDGEQVKELAEQDEPTNDVKKAIKSLLGLELATQLITDLDILISRKQKDIDNNKEKEENLENIQGELAYLEKEKDTLLQELAEEEKKVKLATKNYNEASKNLREIGGKIANEKEKLRTEKEFIEQKIEDINKNLIHLATQVTPLGLISDLLTDLTLQIEKESKLIQIKNAQGLWQEKDKKLLNFMETLDIDENKYSKIASFLNQETLFLSQQLEEENIYLDADETTLPQLNNILHNLLPFQQNQVKENIIKLTQLEKQLISIEQKMLIVNSPAEYKTLENEYKREEKTLVKIKSNCGIIKQTLTAVEKKINDVRKKLSHYGEDNIKHEQAKHLAELMPKVKQTLSIFQQKLTLRKLNKLESEVTNCFRYLLHKSNFVGKVVISTESFALSIYDNNGLLLPKNRLSAGEKQLLAIALLWGLARVSEKNLPVAIDTPLGRLDSSHRYNLIDRYFPTASHQVILLSTDTEIGEMEVNFLREKEAIALEYLLDYNSKMNQTTIKSGYFW; encoded by the coding sequence ATGATTATTTTTAAACAGTTAATATTAGAAAATTTTGGACCATATAAAGGTAAAAATATTATTAATTTAGTACCTGAAAATCCTGACAATAAAAGTCCGATCGTGCTAATAGGAGGAATGAATGGTGGAGGAAAAACAACCTTAATGGATGCTATTAGATTAGCACTTTATGGGAAACGATCTAGTAGAGAAAATATAAATTATAATGATTATTTAATTCAGTGTATAAATAACAAAATTGACTTAGGAGAAAAAACCAGAATAGAATTAACCTTTGAACATATAATTAATGATCAATGGACAGAATTAAAAATAGTACGTTATTGGGAGCAAAATGTTAGAGAAGGGAATGATAACTTAGGTATTATTGAAGGAGAATTTCCCGATATTAATTTAACCGAAAATTGGGAAGAATATATAGAGAATTTTTTACCCTTAGGTATCTCTAATTTATTTTTATTTGATGGTGAACAAGTTAAAGAATTAGCCGAACAAGATGAGCCTACCAATGATGTGAAAAAAGCTATAAAATCTTTATTAGGTTTAGAATTAGCGACTCAATTAATCACGGATTTAGATATTTTAATCAGTCGGAAACAAAAAGATATTGATAATAACAAAGAAAAAGAAGAAAACTTAGAGAATATTCAAGGAGAATTAGCTTATTTAGAAAAAGAAAAAGATACTTTATTACAGGAATTAGCTGAAGAAGAAAAAAAAGTCAAATTAGCCACAAAAAATTATAATGAAGCCTCAAAAAATCTGAGAGAGATAGGCGGAAAAATTGCTAATGAAAAAGAAAAACTGAGGACAGAAAAAGAGTTTATAGAGCAAAAAATAGAAGATATTAATAAAAATTTAATTCATTTAGCAACTCAAGTTACTCCATTAGGATTAATTTCTGATTTATTAACAGATTTAACCTTACAAATAGAGAAAGAATCTAAGTTAATTCAAATCAAAAATGCCCAAGGTTTATGGCAGGAAAAGGATAAAAAGTTACTGAATTTTATGGAAACTTTAGATATTGATGAAAATAAATACAGTAAAATTGCTAGTTTTTTAAATCAAGAAACTTTATTTTTAAGTCAACAGTTAGAAGAAGAAAATATTTATTTAGATGCGGATGAAACTACTTTACCGCAATTAAATAATATCCTCCATAATTTACTACCTTTTCAACAAAATCAAGTCAAAGAAAATATTATTAAATTAACTCAATTAGAAAAACAATTAATTTCTATTGAGCAAAAAATGTTAATTGTTAATTCTCCTGCGGAATATAAAACATTAGAAAATGAATATAAACGGGAAGAAAAAACCTTAGTAAAAATCAAAAGTAATTGTGGAATTATCAAGCAAACTTTAACGGCTGTGGAAAAAAAAATTAATGATGTGAGAAAAAAATTAAGTCATTATGGAGAGGATAATATAAAACATGAACAGGCTAAACATCTCGCTGAATTAATGCCCAAAGTAAAGCAAACTTTAAGTATATTTCAACAAAAGTTAACCCTGAGAAAATTAAACAAATTAGAGTCAGAAGTTACTAACTGTTTTCGTTATTTACTTCATAAGTCAAATTTTGTGGGAAAAGTGGTTATTTCTACAGAAAGTTTTGCTTTAAGTATCTATGATAATAATGGTTTATTATTACCTAAAAATCGTTTATCAGCAGGAGAAAAACAACTTTTAGCTATTGCTTTATTATGGGGTTTAGCAAGGGTTTCTGAGAAAAACTTACCTGTAGCGATCGATACTCCTTTAGGACGTTTAGATTCATCCCATCGTTATAATTTGATCGATCGATATTTTCCCACAGCATCGCACCAAGTGATATTACTTTCTACGGATACAGAAATAGGAGAAATGGAGGTAAATTTTTTACGAGAAAAAGAAGCGATCGCACTGGAATATTTATTAGATTATAATAGTAAAATGAATCAAACTACCATTAAATCGGGCTATTTTTGGTAA
- a CDS encoding FHA domain-containing protein, translating to MTQPPAQPHKAHILIVEDDKGRREILLRKSKYSLGRSQQSDIRIHSPFVSRHHATMIRQFDDQGYTYYEILDGDGHNNVSANGILVNGRKVNNQQLKNGDKVVFGPQISIIYQHCQRDIFPSLPPDDPFDITLIDPAMMLTDWED from the coding sequence ATGACTCAACCTCCAGCTCAACCTCATAAAGCTCATATACTGATAGTCGAAGATGATAAAGGCAGACGTGAAATTCTCCTAAGAAAGAGTAAGTACTCCCTAGGTCGATCGCAACAGTCTGACATTCGTATTCATTCTCCTTTTGTTTCTCGTCACCATGCCACTATGATCAGACAATTTGATGATCAAGGTTATACTTACTATGAAATTTTAGACGGAGATGGTCATAATAATGTTAGTGCCAACGGTATTTTAGTTAACGGCAGAAAAGTTAATAATCAGCAATTGAAAAATGGTGATAAGGTGGTTTTTGGACCGCAAATTTCAATCATATATCAACATTGTCAACGGGATATTTTCCCCTCTTTACCCCCTGATGATCCTTTTGACATTACCCTCATCGATCCTGCTATGATGCTTACAGACTGGGAAGATTGA
- a CDS encoding SLBB domain-containing protein, producing the protein MSKKIILTLSLNIPLLLFCTNHTYAQILHLSDNKPLYSTNSSSILPETKPYTLGAGDIINISVYGLADQGGEVKVLNDGTISLPLIGTFTITNKTIQEVHQLLTREYSKYIKRPVVTVTLLGQRPLRLAIAGEVNTPGKYTLRMEERKNPKVTDLLEKAGGLTVSANVRQIQLRRQETDGERIYTLNFWQLLQQGDLKQDVDLQDGDVIIIPKQEEINAREYRQLADANFGIKYEQAPNVTIVGEVNRPGAYTIPIDKAPPRLTIALQESGGIRDMADIRDITVNRITRDGEELNIKVNLLAMLETGDIGKDIVLQNGDTIIVPKAEDLSASEAKTIASANFSPHEISVNVVGSVKNPGALKIPPNTSLNNAILASGGFDERRANDRVIQLVRINPNGTVTKRDITVNLSAQVNEETNPILKNNDVIMIGRNGVAEFNDTVGSILAPVGRMIPFLNIFSIFQ; encoded by the coding sequence ATGAGCAAAAAAATTATATTAACTCTTTCCCTTAACATTCCCTTACTATTATTTTGTACTAACCACACTTATGCCCAAATTCTCCACCTATCCGACAACAAACCCTTATATTCCACAAATTCCTCAAGTATTTTACCAGAAACAAAACCCTATACATTAGGGGCAGGTGACATAATCAACATTAGTGTTTATGGTTTAGCAGATCAAGGTGGAGAAGTAAAAGTTTTAAATGATGGTACAATTTCTTTACCTCTTATTGGTACATTTACCATCACCAATAAAACAATCCAAGAAGTCCATCAACTGTTAACTAGAGAGTATTCTAAATACATTAAACGTCCTGTGGTGACAGTTACTCTTTTAGGACAAAGACCGCTACGATTAGCCATCGCTGGAGAAGTAAACACCCCCGGCAAATATACCTTGAGGATGGAAGAAAGAAAAAATCCCAAAGTGACTGACTTATTAGAAAAAGCAGGAGGTTTAACCGTATCTGCTAACGTCAGACAAATTCAACTGAGACGACAAGAAACCGACGGAGAAAGGATTTATACCCTTAACTTCTGGCAACTTTTGCAACAAGGAGATTTAAAACAAGACGTTGATTTACAAGACGGCGATGTTATCATCATTCCCAAACAAGAGGAAATCAATGCTAGGGAATATCGTCAATTAGCCGATGCTAACTTTGGCATTAAATACGAACAAGCACCTAATGTTACTATTGTAGGAGAAGTGAATCGTCCCGGGGCTTATACTATCCCCATCGATAAAGCACCTCCTCGACTTACGATCGCACTGCAAGAAAGCGGAGGTATTCGAGACATGGCAGACATTCGGGATATAACCGTAAATCGTATCACCAGAGACGGTGAAGAACTCAACATCAAAGTTAACCTATTGGCAATGTTAGAAACAGGAGATATAGGAAAAGATATTGTTTTACAAAATGGAGATACCATTATTGTACCTAAAGCCGAAGACTTATCAGCTTCCGAAGCAAAAACTATCGCCTCCGCAAACTTTTCCCCCCATGAAATTAGCGTTAATGTGGTAGGATCAGTAAAAAATCCGGGAGCATTGAAAATCCCCCCTAACACTTCCTTAAATAATGCCATTTTAGCTTCAGGAGGATTTGATGAAAGACGAGCGAACGATCGAGTCATTCAATTAGTCAGAATTAACCCTAACGGCACAGTAACAAAAAGAGATATAACCGTCAATCTATCTGCGCAAGTTAACGAAGAAACTAACCCTATTTTGAAAAACAACGACGTAATTATGATAGGGCGTAATGGTGTAGCAGAATTTAATGACACCGTAGGATCAATACTAGCACCTGTTGGGCGGATGATTCCTTTCCTTAATATATTTAGTATCTTTCAATAA
- a CDS encoding TIGR02450 family Trp-rich protein → MANKQKFPYLLGSKWTATQKTWGWRHFEVINRKNQDKWVFAEMKSSCDDNVRFWINAKQLKDRDLWIPGWMTLESMG, encoded by the coding sequence ATGGCTAATAAACAAAAATTTCCCTACTTATTAGGTTCAAAATGGACTGCAACACAAAAAACATGGGGATGGCGACACTTTGAGGTGATTAATCGTAAAAATCAAGATAAATGGGTGTTTGCTGAAATGAAGTCTTCCTGCGACGACAATGTTAGATTTTGGATTAATGCGAAACAATTAAAGGATAGAGATTTATGGATTCCAGGATGGATGACTTTAGAAAGTATGGGTTGA
- a CDS encoding type II toxin-antitoxin system Phd/YefM family antitoxin, whose translation MTTLELKQAKNQLNELLEIVLKGEEIIITENNEPVIKLTPIKLDKKPPRQPGSAEGKVWIADDFDAPLTDFEDYM comes from the coding sequence ATGACGACTCTTGAATTAAAACAAGCAAAAAATCAACTAAATGAATTATTAGAAATTGTACTTAAAGGAGAAGAAATTATTATTACTGAAAATAACGAACCTGTGATAAAGTTAACTCCGATAAAATTAGACAAAAAACCTCCTCGTCAACCCGGAAGTGCAGAAGGAAAAGTATGGATAGCTGATGATTTTGATGCACCCTTAACAGATTTTGAAGATTATATGTAA
- a CDS encoding type II toxin-antitoxin system VapC family toxin, with protein sequence MDTHIFLWYVTNNKKLNEATQNIINERDNLIYLSEASIWEIAIKYSLKKLTFDLPFREFIEEQIKVNDFKILNFNLSHFEQITKLPFHHRDPFDRIIIAQSIIENYPLISYDQMFNSYEVQLLGLEEEKI encoded by the coding sequence ATGGATACACATATTTTTCTTTGGTATGTTACCAATAACAAGAAACTAAATGAAGCCACACAAAATATTATTAATGAAAGAGATAATTTAATTTATTTGAGTGAAGCTAGTATTTGGGAAATAGCCATAAAATATAGTTTGAAAAAATTAACTTTTGATTTACCTTTTCGAGAGTTTATTGAAGAACAAATTAAGGTAAATGATTTTAAGATTTTAAATTTTAATTTATCTCATTTTGAACAAATAACAAAATTACCTTTTCACCATCGAGATCCTTTTGATAGGATAATTATAGCTCAATCGATAATAGAAAATTATCCTCTGATTAGTTATGATCAAATGTTTAATTCTTATGAAGTTCAACTATTAGGTTTAGAAGAAGAAAAAATTTAA
- a CDS encoding sodium:solute symporter family protein, whose amino-acid sequence MQTIDWIIILLYLIITMALGIYLSGKASKSMEDFFVSGRSLSWWLAGTSMAATTFSIDTPLYICGVVATRGIAGNWEWWSFGISHVVLIYIFARLWRRSEVVTDAELTELRYSGKMAAILRATKGFLFAVPINCIGIGYAMLAMVKVVSALELWESLGFNVGESGKLWSVIAVSIFVLIYSGFSGLWGVVITDFFQFFLGLFGAFVVAIVAVNHVGGIHELIPAVQKATDIDVLSVIPLTRGEGLFNWRWSDVAGISLSTFSAYLLVQWWSFRRSDGGGEFIQRLVSAKDEAEAEKAAWFFNILHYIIRTWPWILVALVAIVIYPDLDDRELGYPKLMLDFLPPAMLGLVVASLIAAFMSTVSTSINWGASYLTNDLYRRFFAPNATQAQLVLVGRIASVVVTVTGAIAAFFAQDVSTVFRLVIAIGTGPGLVLILRWYWWRINATAELTAMVAGFIIGLTSVIPNLNLFPADFGLRLMIISGLTAIIWISAMYLTPPESEETLTKFYLKVRPAGIGWRKQQEDTGIAPLQNLKLDSLKVVASIFLLFGLMLSIGGFLLLQSFTGWVSLIFAVGGGFWLRHLNKQKIFPMPRPGVS is encoded by the coding sequence ATGCAAACGATCGACTGGATTATTATTCTATTATATTTAATTATTACCATGGCTCTCGGTATTTATCTATCAGGTAAAGCATCGAAAAGTATGGAAGATTTTTTTGTATCGGGGCGTAGTTTGTCGTGGTGGTTAGCAGGTACAAGTATGGCGGCTACTACCTTTTCCATCGATACCCCTTTATATATCTGCGGTGTGGTAGCCACTAGAGGCATCGCTGGTAACTGGGAATGGTGGAGTTTCGGTATTTCTCACGTTGTCTTAATCTATATTTTTGCTAGGTTATGGCGACGATCGGAAGTTGTCACCGATGCAGAACTAACAGAATTACGATACAGTGGCAAAATGGCAGCAATTCTCCGCGCTACGAAGGGATTTTTATTTGCTGTACCCATTAACTGTATTGGTATCGGTTACGCTATGTTAGCTATGGTGAAAGTGGTTTCTGCCTTGGAATTGTGGGAAAGTCTTGGTTTTAATGTGGGAGAAAGTGGCAAGTTATGGAGTGTCATCGCTGTTAGTATTTTTGTTTTGATATACTCTGGTTTTTCAGGATTATGGGGAGTGGTAATAACAGACTTTTTCCAATTTTTTCTCGGTTTATTTGGGGCGTTTGTGGTTGCCATCGTCGCTGTTAATCATGTCGGTGGGATTCATGAATTAATCCCAGCAGTGCAAAAAGCCACAGATATTGATGTTTTATCGGTAATTCCTCTCACCAGAGGAGAAGGCTTGTTTAATTGGCGTTGGAGTGATGTTGCTGGTATTAGTTTAAGTACTTTTTCTGCTTATTTATTAGTGCAATGGTGGAGTTTTCGCCGTAGTGATGGAGGAGGGGAATTTATTCAAAGGTTAGTATCTGCTAAAGATGAAGCGGAAGCAGAAAAAGCGGCATGGTTTTTCAATATCCTCCATTATATTATCCGCACTTGGCCTTGGATTTTAGTGGCTTTAGTGGCTATTGTCATTTATCCTGATTTGGACGATCGAGAATTGGGTTATCCTAAATTAATGTTAGATTTCCTTCCTCCTGCCATGCTGGGATTAGTGGTAGCCTCCCTTATTGCCGCCTTTATGAGTACTGTTTCCACCTCTATTAACTGGGGTGCGTCTTACCTTACCAATGACTTATATCGTCGTTTTTTTGCCCCTAATGCCACTCAAGCTCAATTAGTTTTAGTGGGTAGAATTGCCTCCGTAGTAGTAACAGTCACAGGTGCGATCGCCGCTTTTTTTGCTCAGGATGTCAGTACTGTATTTCGTCTAGTAATTGCGATTGGGACAGGCCCCGGATTAGTGTTAATATTACGATGGTATTGGTGGCGCATCAACGCAACAGCAGAATTAACCGCAATGGTAGCAGGTTTTATAATCGGTTTAACTAGCGTGATTCCTAACCTCAATCTTTTTCCTGCGGATTTTGGTTTAAGATTAATGATTATCTCAGGTTTAACCGCTATTATCTGGATTAGTGCCATGTATTTAACTCCCCCAGAATCAGAAGAAACCTTAACCAAATTTTATCTGAAAGTGCGCCCTGCAGGAATTGGTTGGCGAAAACAGCAGGAAGACACAGGAATCGCACCGTTACAAAACTTAAAATTAGATAGTCTCAAAGTAGTCGCTTCTATCTTTTTATTGTTTGGCTTAATGCTTTCGATCGGAGGCTTCTTACTGTTACAATCTTTTACAGGTTGGGTATCTCTGATTTTTGCAGTAGGGGGCGGTTTTTGGTTACGACACCTCAACAAACAAAAAATATTTCCTATGCCACGCCCCGGAGTAAGCTAG